The Pseudomonas hefeiensis genomic sequence TGGCAGGCTTCCACAAAAATCAACAAAGGCAGCTTCCTGATGTCCCTGTCGTTCGAAGGCATAGATACTCACGCCCACATATTCCGGCATGACTTGCCCATGGCGAGTGATCGCCGCTACAGCCCTGATTACGACGCCTTGGCCGAGCACTATCTGGGGCATCTGGATCGCTGCAGCCTTGCCCAGGGTGTGCTCATCCAGCCGAGCTTCTTGGGAACCGACAACCGTTTCATGGTTGAGGCCCTGCAACGTTACCCACAGCGCTTGCGAGGTATCGCGGTGGTCGAGCCGGACATCGAGGATGCGCAGCTCCAAGCATTGGCCAAGGCTGGCGTGGTAGGCGTTCGCTTGAATCTGATTGGCAAGGCGCCGCAGGACTACATCGGTGCGCGTTGGCAGACTTTTTACCAGCGACTGGCCCGGCTTGGCTGGCAGGTTGAAATCCAGTGTGGCTTCGATGCCTTGGTCCTGGTTGTGCCGTTCGTTCTGGCGACCGGCGTCACGGTGGTCGTGGACCACTTTGGTCTTCCCTCTAATGGTATCGACCCGAGTAACCCCGCCCATCAGGGCTTTCTGGCCTTGCTCGGCGAGGACAGGCTGTGGGTCAAGTTGTCCGCCGCCTATCGCAGTCAGTCAGACCTGCCCCGCGCTGCCTGCGTGCTGGCGCAACTGCGCCAGGCGTGTGGCGGTATTGATCGTTTTGTCTGGGGCAGTGATTGGCCCCATACCCAGTTCGAGTCGCGTACCGGCTACGACGCGCAATTGGCCTTTCTGCACGCCTTGTTTCCCGACCCGGTGGAGCGCCGGCAGGTGTTGGTGGATAACCCCACGATCCTGTTCGGCTTTGCTGCGTCGACGCGTTGAATTTCCCATAACAAAATAATACGGAACACACATCATGATGAGCCTGTACGTCGTCGCCGCGATCGTTCTTGCTGTCGCGCTGGGATACACCACCAAAATCAACATCGGCCTGTTCGCCATCGCCTTTGCCTATCTACTGGGCTGCTTCGGCATGGGCTTGAGTCCTTCTGAAATCATCGGCATGTGGCCGCTGAAGATTTTCTTCATCATCTTCTCGGTCTGCCTGTTCTACAGCTTCGCCATCGTCAACGGCACGCTGGAGAAACTGGCCGAACACCTGCTCTATCTCTGTCGTAACGTGCCGCACCTGTTGCCTTATGCGGTGTTTCTGACCGCTTGCCTGATTGCCGGGCTCGGCGCGGGTTACTACACGGTGCTGGCTTTCATGGCCCCGCTGACGCTGCTGCTGTGCCAGCGCACGGGCATGAGCCTGATACTCGGTGGCATGGCGGTGAACTACGGGGCCCTGGGCGGTGCCAACTTTGTTTCCAGCCAGAGCGGCATCATCTTCCGTGGCCTGATGACCGGCCTGGGTGTTCCCGAAAGTGAAGCCTTCATCAATGGCCTGGCCATCTTTGCCAGCACCATGGTCATTCCACTGGTGGTCATCACCGCGTTCGTATTCTTCGCTGGCCACGGCCGTGCGCTGAAGAACGCGGCGGTCGCGATCGAGACGCCGAGCCCGCTCAATCGTGAGCAAAGAATCACCTTGTGGCTGACCCTGCTGATGATGCTGATCGTG encodes the following:
- a CDS encoding amidohydrolase family protein; protein product: MSLSFEGIDTHAHIFRHDLPMASDRRYSPDYDALAEHYLGHLDRCSLAQGVLIQPSFLGTDNRFMVEALQRYPQRLRGIAVVEPDIEDAQLQALAKAGVVGVRLNLIGKAPQDYIGARWQTFYQRLARLGWQVEIQCGFDALVLVVPFVLATGVTVVVDHFGLPSNGIDPSNPAHQGFLALLGEDRLWVKLSAAYRSQSDLPRAACVLAQLRQACGGIDRFVWGSDWPHTQFESRTGYDAQLAFLHALFPDPVERRQVLVDNPTILFGFAASTR
- a CDS encoding SLC13 family permease; this translates as MMSLYVVAAIVLAVALGYTTKINIGLFAIAFAYLLGCFGMGLSPSEIIGMWPLKIFFIIFSVCLFYSFAIVNGTLEKLAEHLLYLCRNVPHLLPYAVFLTACLIAGLGAGYYTVLAFMAPLTLLLCQRTGMSLILGGMAVNYGALGGANFVSSQSGIIFRGLMTGLGVPESEAFINGLAIFASTMVIPLVVITAFVFFAGHGRALKNAAVAIETPSPLNREQRITLWLTLLMMLIVLAGPIAHILFPDNATVTFVNSKVDIGLIASVFSVIALMLKLGDERKAIASLPWGTLIMICGVGMLISVAIKAGAIDALASWIGGNIPPVLVALVFGVVAALMSIFASTLGVVTPALFPMVPPLAAAMSIDPMVLFISIVVGAQATSISPFSSGGSLILSSCADEQSRTRLFPQLLLRAAPIGFVVAMLFNLALTFA